A single region of the Silene latifolia isolate original U9 population chromosome 8, ASM4854445v1, whole genome shotgun sequence genome encodes:
- the LOC141596849 gene encoding putative F-box protein At5g52610 translates to MEKDDQKKITSFMKHAQERLILKKAEEEERKIKRLLELEANPCPLTDDSVSSILVRLPIRSLLRSICVCKLWYNIVHNSVFIHDHVLHSELVILFQSPVLKGKAKASDFSVESSILQFTGYLNNQLREYMKTNIQFMDYVDGETVLTDFSISCLGKVIASCNGLLLIIYPIKNIGLIVLNPVTRKCVFLRLGTISLPKKESYGFVYNPSNKQYKVVHLFDDGSGYTSCEIMVIGERNWKMVDGPPVGLINCFEYRPVSAIGSLHWLPQKLHNDYIVSLETKNESFKIVELPTNGGIYDRVVELGDVLCFLSHEEMFKMGIWVMKSLSEETWTKLHTITTGYIMDIVPISGSRSGAQIIFSREEDATIYIYDFRLQGVFTVDMEDVALAKYSSYLPHVNSLVSLSV, encoded by the coding sequence ATGGAAAAGGATGATCAAAAAAAGATAACGAGCTTTATGAAGCACGCTCAAGAGCGATTAATACTGAAGAAGGCCGAGGAGGAAGAGAGGAAGATTAAACGTCTACTAGAATTAGAAGCCAACCCATGTCCCCTAACAGATGATAGTGTTTCTTCCATTCTTGTTCGACTTCCAATTCGCTCTCTCCTAAGATCGATTTGTGTCTGCAAGCTATGGTATAACATTGTTCACAACTCGGTTTTCATTCATGACCATGTCCTTCACTCTGAACTTGTCATCCTTTTCCAGTCTCCTGTTTTAAAAGGTAAAGCTAAGGCCTCTGATTTTTCTGTTGAAAGTTCTATACTTCAATTCACTGGATACCTAAACAATCAGCTACGAGAATATATGAAGACGAATATTCAATTTATGGACTACGTTGATGGAGAAACCGTCTTGACTGACTTCAGTATAAGTTGTCTAGGTAAAGTTATTGCTTCTTGTAATGGTTTGCTTTTGATCATTTACCCTATCAAGAATATTGGGCTGATAGTTTTGAACCCTGTGACTCGAAAATGTGTTTTCCTTCGCCTGGGAACGATATCACTCCCCAAAAAGGAGTCCTACGGCTTTGTGTACAATCCTTCTAATAAACAGTACAAAGTTGTTCACTTGTTTGATGATGGGTCGGGTTATACCAGTTGTGAAATCATGGTAATTGGAGAGCGGAACTGGAAAATGGTGGACGGACCGCCTGTTGGGTTGATTAATTGTTTCGAGTATAGACCCGTTTCAGCCATTGGATCTCTTCACTGGCTGCCTCAGAAACTCCATAATGATTACATTGTGTCGTTGGAGACCAAAAATGAGAGTTTCAAGATTGTTGAATTGCCAACCAATGGCGGAATTTACGACAGAGTTGTGGAACTGGGAGACGTGCTTTGTTTTTTAAGTCATGAAGAGATGTTTAAGATGGGGATTTGGGTGATGAAGAGTTTGTCAGAAGAAACATGGACAAAGTTGCATACCATTACAACAGGTTACATCATGGATATCGTTCCAATTTCTGGGTCGAGATCGGGTGCTCAAATCATTTTCAGTCGAGAAGAAGATGCAACCATTTATATCTATGATTTTCGTCTTCAAGGTGTATTCACTGTCGACATGGAGGATGTTGCTTTAGCGAAATATTCTTCTTACTTGCCTCATGTTAATAGCCTAGTTTCATTGTCAGTATGA